A single genomic interval of Atribacterota bacterium harbors:
- a CDS encoding F0F1 ATP synthase subunit gamma: TNYKLDFPNFRYNLDSTIQEVLLIIEKWRFQKRVSHIHLFFNRPTSSSSFKPGHFQLYPLDPDWLRELVAKQWPSRSIPLYTIPADTLFNLVIRQYFYISLYKAFIESMASENASRLIAMRKAEQNIEEQLEELNAQFNKQRQDSITEELLDIVAGFEALTK, from the coding sequence GACAAATTATAAGCTTGATTTTCCTAATTTTCGCTATAATCTGGATAGTACCATTCAAGAGGTACTCTTAATAATAGAAAAATGGCGTTTCCAGAAAAGGGTATCACATATCCATCTTTTTTTTAACCGTCCAACAAGCAGTTCTTCTTTTAAACCAGGTCATTTTCAGTTATATCCTTTAGACCCTGATTGGCTCAGGGAGTTGGTAGCAAAGCAATGGCCTTCCCGTTCCATACCATTGTATACTATCCCAGCTGACACTTTGTTTAACCTGGTTATCCGCCAGTATTTCTATATTTCGCTCTATAAAGCGTTCATTGAATCAATGGCCAGTGAAAATGCCAGCAGACTTATTGCCATGCGCAAGGCAGAGCAGAATATTGAAGAACAATTAGAAGAGCTGAATGCCCAGTTTAATAAGCAAAGACAGGATTCAATTACCGAAGAGTTGCTGGACATTGTTGCCGGGTTTGAAGCTCTTACTAAATAA